The following are encoded together in the Humulus lupulus chromosome 5, drHumLupu1.1, whole genome shotgun sequence genome:
- the LOC133779828 gene encoding uncharacterized mitochondrial protein AtMg00810-like produces MIITGDDANGITELKTHLTREFEMKDLGFLKYFLGIEVAYSPRGYLLSQSKYIADILDQARLSDARTVDTPLELNARYSSSDGVALLDPSLYHTLVGSLVYLTITRPNIAYAVHIFSQFVASPTTIHWAAVLRILRYLQGTQFQSLLFPSTSTLELRAYLDADWGGDCTNRKSTTGFCIFLGDFLIS; encoded by the coding sequence atgattatcACCGGTGATGATGCGAATGGGATAACGGAGTTGAAAACGCACTTGACTCgtgaatttgagatgaaagatttgggtttCCTAAAgtactttttagggatagaagtTGCTTACTCTCCTCGTGGCTATCTTCTTTCTCAATCTAAGTACATTGCTGATATTCTCGATCAGGCTCGTCTCTCTGATGCTCGCACTGTTGATACCCCTCTTGAGCTTAATGCCAGGTATTCTTCATCTGATGGTGTTGCCTTGTTAGATCCCTCTCTATATCACACTCTGGTTGGTAGCTTAGTGTACCTTACTATCACCAGGCCAAACATCGCTTATGCAGTTCACATTTTCAGTCAGTTTGTTGCATCTCCCACTACCATTCATTGGGCAGCTGTGCTTCGTATTCTTCGATATCTTCAGGGAACTCAATTTCAGAGTCTGCTTTTTCCATCTACATCTACTTTAGAGTTACGTGCCTACTTAGATGCAGATTGGGGTGGTGATTGTACTAATCGCAAATCTACCActggtttttgtatatttttgggaGATTTCCTTATTTCTTAG